A genomic window from Bos javanicus breed banteng chromosome 13, ARS-OSU_banteng_1.0, whole genome shotgun sequence includes:
- the MCM8 gene encoding DNA helicase MCM8 — MNGKYRGRGFGQGRFQSWKSGRGGRGFSGKWREREHRPDLNKATGKHPEQTPQSLLLQSTLDHFIPYKGWKLYFSEVYSDSIPFIEKIEAFESFFTERIELYDKDEIERKGSILVDFKELINDDEITKLIPNIANELRDTPEKTLACMGLAIHQVLTKDLERHAAELQAQEGLSRNGETVVNVPHIHARVYNYEPLTQLKNVRANYYGKYIALRGTVVRVSNTKPLCTKMAFLCASCGEIQSLSLPDGKYNLPTKCPVPACRGKSFTPLRSSPLTVTMDWQSIKIQELMSDDQREAGRIPRTIECELVHDLVDSCVPGDTVTITGVVKVSNAEEGSRNKNDKCMFLLYIEANSVSNNKGQKTKASEDGCKHGALMEFSLKDLYAIQEIQSEENLFKLIVNSLCPVIFGHELVKAGLALALFGGSQKYADDKNRIPIRGDPHVLVVGDPGLGKSQMLQAVCSVAPRGVYVCGNTTTTSGLTVTLSKDSSSGDFALEAGALVLGDQGICGIDEFDKMGNQHQALLEAMEQQSISLAKAGMVCSLPARTSIIAAANPVGGHYNKAKTVSENLKMGSALLSRFDLVFILLDTPNEDHDHLLSEHVIAIRAGKQRAVSSATVARMNSQDSNTSVLEVVSDKPLSERLKVVPGETIDPIPHQLLRKYIGYSRQYVYPRLSTEAAQILQNFYLELRKQSQRLSSSPITTRQLESLIRLTEARARLELREEATKEDAEDIVEIMKYSMLGTYSDEFGNLDFERSQHGSGMSNRSAAKRFISALNKIAERTYNNLFQFHQLQQIAKELNIQVADFENFIGSLNDQGYLLKKGPKVYQLQTM; from the exons ATGAATGGAAAGTACAGAGGCAGAGGATTTGGACAAGGAAGATTTCAAAGCTGGAAAAGTGGAAGAGGTGGTAGGGGCTTCTcaggaaaatggagagaaagagagcacaGACCTGACCTGAATAAAGCCACAGGAAAACATCCTG aaCAAACCCCACAGTCTTTGCTACTACAGTCAACATTGGATCACTTCATACCATATAAAGGCTGGAAGCTTTATTTCTCTGAAG TTTACAGTGACAGCATTCCTTTTATTGAGAAGATTGAAGCATTTGAAAGTTTTTTCACAGAGCGTATTGAGTTATATGATAAG GATGAAatagaaagaaagggaagtaTTTTGGTGGATTTTAAAGAACTGATAAATGATGATGAAATAACTAAACTGATACCAAATATAGCAAATGAATTAAGGGATACACCTGAGAAAACCCTGGCTTGCATGGGTCTGGCAATACATCag GTATTAACTAAGGACCTCGAAAGGCATGCAGCTGAGTTACAAGCCCAAGAAGGATTGTCtcgaaatggggaaacagtggttaaTGTGCCACACATTCACGCAAG ggtGTATAATTATGAGCCGCTGACACAGTTGAAGAACGTCCGAGCAAATTACTATGGAAAATACATTGCTCTGAGAGGAACAGTGGTTCGAGTCAGTAATACAAAGCCTCTTTGTACCAAGATGGCTTTTCTTTGTGCTTCATGTGGAGAAATTCAGAGTTTATCTCTTCCAGATGGAAAATATAATCTTCCCACAAAG TGTCCTGTGCCAGCATGTCGAGGGAAGTCATTTACGCCTCTTCGTAGCTCTCCTCTCACAGTTACGATGGACTGGCAGTCAATCAA AATACAGGAGTTGATGTCTGATGATCAGCGAGAAGCAGGTCGGATTCCACGAACAATAGAATGTGAGCTTGTTCATGATCTCGTGGATAGCTGTGTCCCAGGAGACACAGTGACTATTACCGGAGTTGTCAAAGTCTCCAATGCTGAGGAAG GTTCTCGAAATAAGAATGACAAATGCATGTTCCTTTTGTACATTGAAGCAAATTCTGTTAGCAAtaacaaaggacagaaaacaaAGGCTTCCGAGGATGGATGTAAGCATGGAGCATTGATGGAGTTCTCACTTAAAGACCTTTATGCCATCCAGGAGATTCAGTCTGAAGAAAACCTGTTTAAACTCATTGTCAA CTCGCTTTGTCCTGTCATTTTTGGTCATGAA CTTGTTAAAGCAGGTTTGGCATTAGCACTCTTTGGAGGAAGCcagaaatatgcagatgacaaaaaCAGAATTCCAATTCGAGGAGATCCCCATGTCCTTGTTGTTGGAGACCCAGGCTTGGGAAAAAGTCAGATGCTACAG GCAGTATGCAGTGTTGCTCCACGTGGCGTGTATGTTTGTGGTAATACCACAACCACCTCTGGTTTGACTGTAACTCTTTCAAAAGATAGTTCCTCTGGAGATTTTGCTTTGGAAGCTGGTGCCCTAGTACTTGGTGATCAAG GTATCTGTGGAATAGATGAATTTGATAAAATGGGGAATCAACATCAAGCCTTGTTAGAAGCCATGGAACAGCAAAGTATTAGTCTTGCTAAGGCTGGCATGGTTTGTAGCCTCCCTGCAAGAACTTCCATCATTGCTGCTGCAAATCCAGTTGGAGGACACTACAATAAAGCCAAAACAGTTTCTGAGAATTTAAA AATGGGGAGTGCCCTACTATCCAGATTTGATCTGGTCTTTATCCTGTTAGACACTCCAAATGAAGATCATGATCATTTACTGTCTGAACATGTGATTGCAATAAGGGCTGGAAAGCAGAGAGCTGTTAGCAGTGCCACAGTAGCTCGTATGAATAGTCAGGATTCAAATACTTCTGTACTTGAAGTGGTTTCTGATAAGCCACTATCAGAAAGACTAAAG GTGGTTCCTGGAGAAACAATAGATCCAATTCCCCACCAGTTATTGAGAAAGTACATTGGCTACTCTAGGCAGTATGTCTATCCAAGGCTATCCACAGAAGCTGCTCAAATTCTTCAGAATTTTTACCTTGAGCTCCGGAAGCAGAGCCAGCGATTAAGTAGCTCACCAATCACTACTAGGCAGCTGGAATCTTTGATTCGTCTAACAGAG gcaCGAGCAAGGTTGGAATTGAGAGAGGAAGCAACTAAAGAAGATGCTGAGGACATAGTTGAAATTATGAAATACAG CATGTTAGGAACTTACTCTGATGAATTTGGGAACCTAGATTTCGAACGATCCCAGCATGGTTCTGGAATGAGCAACAGGTCAGCAGCAAAAAGATTTATTTCTGCTCTCAACAAAATTGCTGAAAGAACTTACaataatttatttcagtttcaTCAACTTCAACAGATTGCCAAAGAGTTAAACATTCAG